In the Cylindrospermopsis raciborskii Cr2010 genome, AACTCTTGGAAACATTGTTAATCGTAATACTCACTGTGGTTGTTGTTGATTCATGGTCTAGTTTGACCCTAGATTAACAGCGGTTGGTTAAGTAATAGTTAAGTAAAGGATAATTTTAGATGTAAGATGTAATATCGGGTTTCCTAAGATTGGATGAAGATTAGCAATCACCACCTCAGTCAAACCAACCTACGTTAAATGGCAAAGCGCAAAACTGATTTTTTGGGTAAAATGGGAGATAAATTGTTGGGAAACGTATAGCACTATGGCTTCAGCCGTTTTAATCGAACATCTAAGGAAAAGCTACGGTAAGGTCGTCGCAGTCAAAGATGTGTCTTTTGAGGTACAATCGGGAGAAATCTTTGGTTTACTTGGTCCCAATGGTGCAGGTAAAACTACTACTCTCCGCGCTCTTTGTACTCTGACTACCCCAGATGCTGGAAAAGTTCAAGTTTCGGGTATATCTGTTGTGGACCATCCCAAATTGGCACGACAAAGGTTGGGTTATGTCGCTCAGGAGGTAGCCATAGATAAGATATTAACAGGTAGAGAACTATTACAACTGCAAGCAGCTCTTTACCATCTACCCGGTGCAGCAATCAAGGAGCGAATTGCTAAGGTTTTGGAGTTGCTTGGTTTACAGGAATATGCAGATCAAAAAACTGGAACCTATTCTGGTGGTTTACGTAAACGTCTAGATCTAGCAGCTGGGTTGTTACATTCCCCAGATGTGTTAGTTTTGGATGAACCAACGGTAGGATTGGACATAGAAAGTCGAATTGTAGTCTGGGATTTCTTGCGCAAATTACGAGCAGCT is a window encoding:
- a CDS encoding ABC transporter ATP-binding protein — encoded protein: MASAVLIEHLRKSYGKVVAVKDVSFEVQSGEIFGLLGPNGAGKTTTLRALCTLTTPDAGKVQVSGISVVDHPKLARQRLGYVAQEVAIDKILTGRELLQLQAALYHLPGAAIKERIAKVLELLGLQEYADQKTGTYSGGLRKRLDLAAGLLHSPDVLVLDEPTVGLDIESRIVVWDFLRKLRAAGTTVVITSHYLEEIDALADKVAIIDKGLVIAAGTPAQLKDQVGGDRITLRIREFSHQEEAEKAKNLLATLPFVQEIIINSAQGNSLNLVVTPQNDALITIQQTLSNVGLPIFGIAQSRPSLDDVYLAATGKTLMDAELAAVANRDPKAEKKQNMR